The Deltaproteobacteria bacterium genome window below encodes:
- a CDS encoding endonuclease/exonuclease/phosphatase family protein, whose protein sequence is MSPPRWLTITALVAAVATHHGVREGCWRDRGAATDGTVVTWNLRNFTAADHDVAAMAATLAEVDAPIVAVEEVLDAEALATMLPGRRVLLSQHGGARDQRLGLAIADHVELLEGPREHRELELGGRVRPAVEFLLREGDTRLRVVVVHLKATPRGLPQRRLQWAALAQVIARAAASGDHDAIVVIGDFNVTGDDDLSADDERAALSSVLARVGLRAVVPAAGCSAYWDGRRRDAWLEPSLLDLAFVGGAVAAAPSLEPLGACARHGCAPLRSTDAYPDRDLAGTSDHCPMLLRWRPP, encoded by the coding sequence GTGTCCCCGCCACGATGGTTGACCATCACCGCCCTGGTCGCCGCCGTGGCCACGCACCACGGCGTCCGCGAGGGCTGCTGGCGCGACCGTGGGGCCGCGACCGACGGCACCGTCGTGACGTGGAACCTGCGCAACTTCACCGCCGCCGACCACGACGTCGCCGCGATGGCGGCGACGCTGGCCGAGGTCGACGCGCCGATCGTCGCGGTCGAGGAGGTGCTCGACGCCGAGGCGCTGGCGACGATGTTGCCCGGGCGTCGCGTGCTGCTGTCGCAGCACGGGGGCGCACGCGATCAACGACTCGGCCTCGCGATCGCCGATCACGTGGAGCTGCTCGAGGGCCCCCGCGAGCACCGCGAGCTCGAGCTGGGCGGCCGTGTGCGTCCGGCGGTCGAGTTCCTGCTGCGCGAGGGCGACACGCGGCTGCGGGTGGTGGTCGTGCACCTCAAGGCGACGCCGCGGGGACTGCCGCAGCGTCGGCTGCAGTGGGCCGCGCTCGCGCAGGTGATCGCGCGCGCCGCTGCGTCCGGCGACCACGACGCGATCGTCGTGATCGGCGACTTCAACGTGACCGGCGACGACGACCTCTCGGCCGACGACGAGCGGGCCGCGCTCAGCTCGGTGCTCGCACGCGTGGGTCTGCGCGCGGTGGTGCCGGCGGCCGGTTGCTCGGCGTACTGGGACGGTCGTCGACGCGACGCGTGGCTCGAACCGTCGCTGCTCGACCTCGCATTCGTCGGCGGCGCCGTCGCAGCGGCGCCGAGCCTCGAGCCGCTGGGTGCGTGCGCGCGTCACGGTTGTGCACCACTGCGCTCGACCGACGCCTACCCCGATCGCGATCTCGCTGGCACCAGTGATCACTGCCCCATGCTGCTGCGCTGGCGCCCGCCGTGA
- a CDS encoding thioredoxin domain-containing protein: MTLPAAVGRDSIAAMDAPAAPRGPTLGRSLATGLALVGLVVSGILQVLHVRTYLFPTADSICHVGETFDCNAVTLSRFSVLFGLPLPAIGALGFYALMLLAWRRSRLLLPLSGFAALASVALLVEELAHVGAVCLFCEAIHLVAIALFVVAWRQRDELGAPTRADWIGAIAVPLVIGLGVRLFAPTYWSGVLWTRELPWATGHDEDGFPWIGASEPTLVVHEYTDYACGHCRIATARMHGLLSKHPDALRIVRHQQPRLRCTDIGISGCVMLRVAICADQQGKFWQTDSWLFAHGTGERSVDLDQAARDVGLDPAALHACVDDNLETQREAARLAAEAREKGIRGTPGYVVDGRKLDPEELAAVLDERL; the protein is encoded by the coding sequence GTGACGTTGCCGGCCGCGGTCGGCCGTGACAGCATCGCGGCCATGGATGCGCCTGCGGCCCCGCGCGGCCCCACCCTCGGACGCTCGCTCGCGACCGGCCTGGCCCTGGTGGGTCTCGTCGTCAGCGGCATCCTGCAGGTGCTGCACGTGCGGACCTACCTGTTCCCCACCGCCGACAGCATCTGCCACGTCGGCGAGACCTTCGACTGCAACGCCGTCACGCTGTCGCGCTTCTCGGTGCTGTTCGGCTTGCCGCTGCCGGCCATCGGGGCGCTCGGCTTCTACGCCCTGATGCTGCTGGCGTGGCGACGCTCGCGGCTGCTGCTGCCGCTGTCGGGGTTCGCCGCGCTGGCCTCGGTCGCGCTGCTGGTCGAGGAGCTGGCCCATGTCGGCGCGGTGTGCCTGTTCTGCGAGGCGATCCACTTGGTGGCGATCGCGCTGTTCGTGGTCGCCTGGCGACAGCGCGACGAGCTCGGTGCACCGACCCGCGCCGACTGGATCGGCGCGATCGCGGTGCCGTTGGTGATCGGGCTGGGCGTGCGGTTGTTCGCACCGACGTACTGGTCGGGCGTGCTGTGGACCCGCGAGTTGCCGTGGGCGACCGGCCACGACGAGGACGGCTTCCCGTGGATCGGCGCCAGCGAGCCGACCCTGGTCGTGCACGAGTACACCGACTACGCCTGCGGACACTGCCGCATCGCGACCGCGCGCATGCACGGGCTGCTGTCGAAGCACCCCGACGCGCTCCGAATCGTGCGGCACCAGCAACCGCGGCTGCGCTGCACGGACATCGGCATCAGCGGCTGCGTGATGCTGCGCGTCGCGATCTGTGCCGATCAGCAGGGCAAGTTCTGGCAGACCGACAGCTGGTTGTTCGCCCATGGCACCGGCGAGCGCAGCGTCGATCTCGACCAGGCTGCACGCGACGTCGGCCTCGACCCGGCGGCGCTGCACGCCTGCGTCGACGACAACCTCGAGACCCAGCGCGAGGCTGCGCGACTCGCCGCCGAGGCCCGCGAGAAGGGCATCCGCGGGACCCCGGGCTACGTCGTCGACGGCCGCAAGCTCGACCCCGAGGAGCTCGCAGCCGTGCTCGACGAGCGCCTGTAG
- a CDS encoding 3-hydroxyacyl-CoA dehydrogenase family protein, whose translation MTDAHALQIVAVLGAGTMGHGIAQVAAAAGCETRLFDVDDARVEAGLAKIRSNLQTGVDKGKLDAARRDQTLAQLRGTSDLAAAAAGADLVIEAVPEVLALKHDVLARAAAAAKPDAILGSNTSSLSIAKIAAALPRPERVLGTHFFNPVHIMKLLEIVVADTTAPEVVARVRAWGTALGKECITIKDSPGFATSRLGLVIGLEAIRMVEQGVGSAEDIDKAMTLGYGFPMGPLRLTDLVGLDVRLAIAEYLSTALPDGKHFEPPALLRRLVAEGKLGKKSGQGFYPW comes from the coding sequence ATGACCGATGCGCACGCGCTCCAGATCGTCGCGGTACTCGGGGCCGGCACCATGGGCCACGGCATCGCCCAGGTCGCCGCCGCGGCCGGCTGCGAGACCCGCTTGTTCGACGTCGACGATGCCCGCGTCGAGGCCGGCCTCGCGAAGATCCGCAGCAACCTGCAAACCGGGGTCGACAAGGGCAAGCTCGACGCGGCCCGCCGCGACCAGACGCTGGCCCAGCTCCGGGGCACCAGCGACCTCGCGGCCGCGGCCGCCGGCGCCGACCTGGTGATCGAAGCCGTTCCCGAGGTCCTCGCGCTCAAGCACGACGTGCTCGCCCGGGCGGCCGCAGCGGCCAAGCCCGACGCGATCCTCGGCAGCAACACCAGCTCGCTGTCGATCGCGAAGATCGCCGCCGCCCTACCGCGCCCCGAGCGCGTGCTGGGCACCCACTTCTTCAACCCCGTGCACATCATGAAGCTGCTCGAGATCGTGGTCGCCGACACGACCGCGCCCGAGGTGGTGGCGCGCGTGCGGGCGTGGGGCACCGCACTCGGCAAGGAGTGCATCACGATCAAGGACTCGCCGGGCTTCGCCACCAGCCGCCTGGGGCTCGTGATCGGGCTCGAGGCGATCCGCATGGTCGAGCAAGGGGTCGGCAGCGCCGAGGACATCGACAAGGCCATGACCCTCGGCTACGGCTTCCCCATGGGCCCGCTGCGGCTCACCGATCTGGTCGGCCTCGACGTACGGCTCGCGATCGCCGAGTACCTCAGCACCGCGCTGCCCGACGGCAAGCACTTCGAGCCGCCGGCATTGCTGCGACGGTTGGTCGCCGAGGGCAAGCTGGGCAAGAAGAGCGGCCAGGGCTTCTACCCCTGGTGA
- the pyk gene encoding pyruvate kinase, whose protein sequence is MRSPASQPPRRCKILCTLGPASSSPEVIGALIDAGMNACRLNLSHGSKEVHTKTYRTIRQEASRRGMAVAILADLQGPKLRVGKIPGEGFMLEAGHKLRISTNPEDAVVQEGTIAAVTTTYERLTEDVRAGDRILLDDGNIELTANGADGHVLNTTVVQGGLLSSNKGINLPGVELPVPALTEKDREDLEFALELGVDVVALSFVRKPEDLEVARDVMRKMGRMRPLIAKIEKPQAIEALDEIVRSAEGIMIARGDLGVEMGPEAVPIIQKRAIEAANRHGKLVITATQMLESMIRKPRPTRAEASDVANAVLDGSDTVMLSGETATGLHPVLAVRTMDKIIRTTEGAPRAWQTKRVDLELGHTTNAIAFAAVNAAEAWPDTRAIITYTVSGGVARLVSEYRPRMPIYAFTPNPDTYQTLALYWGVMPVLFSPASEDGETIFIDMDHAILDKGLLEMHDRVVITVAQPIKKRGSVNVLRLHEVGEMLA, encoded by the coding sequence ATGCGCTCCCCCGCCAGCCAACCGCCGCGTCGCTGCAAGATCCTCTGCACGCTGGGCCCCGCGAGCTCCAGCCCGGAGGTCATCGGTGCACTGATCGACGCCGGCATGAACGCGTGTCGGCTGAACCTCTCGCACGGCTCGAAGGAGGTCCATACCAAGACCTATCGAACCATCCGCCAGGAGGCCAGTCGCCGCGGGATGGCGGTCGCGATCCTCGCGGACCTGCAGGGGCCCAAGCTCCGCGTGGGCAAGATCCCCGGCGAGGGCTTCATGCTCGAGGCCGGCCACAAGCTGCGCATCAGCACCAACCCCGAGGATGCCGTCGTGCAGGAGGGCACGATCGCAGCGGTGACGACGACCTACGAGCGTCTCACCGAGGATGTCCGCGCCGGCGATCGCATCCTGCTCGACGACGGCAACATCGAGCTCACCGCCAACGGTGCCGATGGCCATGTGCTCAACACCACCGTCGTGCAGGGCGGCCTGCTATCGTCGAACAAGGGCATCAACCTGCCGGGCGTCGAGCTGCCGGTGCCGGCGCTGACCGAGAAGGATCGCGAGGACCTCGAGTTCGCGCTCGAGCTCGGCGTCGACGTGGTCGCGCTCTCGTTCGTGCGCAAGCCCGAAGATCTCGAGGTCGCACGCGACGTCATGCGCAAGATGGGCCGCATGCGACCGCTCATCGCCAAGATCGAGAAGCCCCAGGCCATCGAGGCGCTCGACGAGATCGTGCGCTCGGCCGAGGGCATCATGATCGCCCGCGGCGATCTCGGCGTGGAGATGGGCCCGGAGGCGGTGCCGATCATCCAGAAGCGCGCGATCGAGGCCGCCAACCGCCACGGCAAGCTCGTCATCACGGCCACGCAGATGCTGGAGTCGATGATCCGCAAGCCGCGGCCGACCCGTGCGGAGGCCTCCGACGTCGCCAACGCCGTGCTCGACGGCAGCGACACGGTGATGCTCTCGGGCGAGACCGCGACCGGCCTTCACCCGGTGCTGGCGGTACGCACGATGGACAAGATCATCCGCACCACCGAGGGCGCACCGCGGGCGTGGCAGACCAAGCGGGTCGATCTCGAGCTGGGCCACACCACCAACGCGATCGCGTTCGCGGCGGTCAACGCCGCCGAGGCCTGGCCCGACACCCGCGCCATCATCACGTACACGGTCTCCGGCGGCGTCGCGCGGCTCGTCAGCGAGTACCGCCCGCGGATGCCGATCTACGCGTTCACGCCCAACCCCGACACCTACCAGACGCTCGCGCTCTACTGGGGCGTGATGCCGGTGCTGTTCTCGCCCGCGTCCGAGGACGGCGAGACGATCTTCATCGACATGGACCATGCGATCCTCGACAAGGGCCTGCTCGAGATGCACGACCGGGTGGTGATCACCGTCGCCCAGCCGATCAAGAAGCGCGGCAGCGTGAACGTGCTGCGTCTGCACGAGGTCGGCGAGATGTTGGCCTGA
- a CDS encoding SpoIID/LytB domain-containing protein, translating to MPHDGSSIGRRAWLQGLTAGAVATCTTLAWSGRSAASDLSLADRLKLLYSNQFHFDDRGQPQITVGLVSNVDRVRLSAAGGLLVLPSGAGGTTIEGGTSFELSLVQGQAAKQRFAIVLEELAGPAMRGVDEVATRWRKQGFEVSDHEVGTVFGVSGRVLDNRRVLLVSESHSSEDEARRRAEVLRQRHGALAKLHPIVGRHASGALLARDAAHGLRVSAEGVLWFAAKDGGPITVHDVPIDSARGGAIKHESREYWGSIYVAVDRHGKLAVVNLVGESELLAGLVPAEIFASSPMAALQAQAVAARGQLLAKIGTRHLDDPFLLCSEQHCQVYAGRIREHERTTKAVRETAGKVALRPGETQLVDTVYSANCGGHSEDNDLVWPSAADPQLRGQPDLLLEKKFAKGITDDNIAAFLRGSPRSYSVPEPEISRTAYRWRETLDPSSLAGNPGIDAALGTVRELQVRSRGRSGRAMVLRVIGEHGEIDLHGELRIRKALGGLRSSLFVVESERDHGRIVLTGGGHGHGVGLCQHGAMGMAAAGKSCEAILGHYYRDAKLVQLW from the coding sequence ATGCCCCACGACGGTTCCTCGATCGGCCGCCGGGCGTGGCTGCAGGGCCTGACCGCCGGTGCGGTCGCGACTTGCACGACGCTGGCGTGGAGCGGCCGCTCGGCCGCCTCGGACCTCAGCCTCGCCGATCGCCTCAAGCTGCTCTACAGCAACCAGTTCCACTTCGACGACCGCGGCCAGCCACAGATCACCGTCGGCCTCGTCAGCAACGTCGACCGCGTGCGACTGTCCGCGGCCGGCGGCCTGCTGGTGCTACCGTCGGGCGCCGGCGGCACCACCATCGAGGGCGGCACCAGCTTCGAGCTGTCGCTCGTGCAGGGGCAGGCGGCCAAGCAGCGCTTCGCGATCGTGCTCGAGGAGCTCGCGGGGCCGGCGATGCGTGGCGTCGACGAGGTCGCGACGCGGTGGCGCAAGCAGGGGTTCGAGGTCTCCGACCACGAGGTCGGCACCGTGTTCGGCGTGTCGGGTCGCGTGCTCGACAACCGCCGCGTGCTACTGGTGAGCGAGAGCCACTCGAGCGAGGACGAGGCACGCCGACGCGCCGAGGTGCTGCGTCAGCGCCACGGTGCACTCGCCAAGCTGCATCCCATCGTCGGTCGCCACGCCAGCGGTGCGCTGCTCGCCCGCGACGCCGCCCACGGCCTGCGCGTGAGCGCCGAAGGCGTGCTGTGGTTCGCAGCCAAGGACGGTGGGCCCATCACCGTGCACGACGTGCCGATCGACAGCGCCCGCGGCGGCGCGATCAAGCACGAGTCGCGCGAGTACTGGGGCAGCATCTACGTTGCCGTCGATCGCCACGGCAAGCTCGCGGTCGTGAACCTGGTCGGCGAGTCGGAGCTGCTCGCGGGGCTGGTGCCGGCGGAGATCTTCGCGTCGTCGCCGATGGCCGCGCTGCAGGCCCAGGCGGTCGCAGCTCGCGGCCAGCTACTCGCGAAGATCGGCACGCGTCACCTCGACGACCCGTTCCTGCTGTGCTCCGAGCAGCACTGCCAGGTCTACGCCGGGCGCATCCGCGAGCACGAGCGCACCACCAAGGCGGTGCGCGAGACCGCCGGTAAGGTCGCCCTGCGCCCGGGCGAGACCCAGCTCGTCGACACGGTCTACTCGGCCAACTGCGGCGGCCACAGCGAGGACAACGATCTCGTGTGGCCGAGCGCGGCCGATCCCCAGCTGCGCGGTCAGCCCGACCTCCTGCTCGAGAAGAAGTTCGCCAAGGGCATCACCGACGACAACATCGCGGCGTTCCTGCGCGGCTCGCCGCGCAGCTACAGCGTGCCGGAGCCCGAGATCAGCCGCACGGCCTACCGCTGGCGCGAGACCCTCGACCCCAGCAGCCTGGCCGGCAACCCCGGCATCGACGCCGCGCTCGGCACCGTGCGCGAGCTGCAGGTCCGCAGCCGCGGCCGCAGCGGTCGCGCGATGGTGCTGCGCGTGATCGGTGAGCACGGCGAGATCGATCTCCACGGCGAGCTGCGCATCCGCAAGGCGCTCGGTGGCCTGCGCAGCTCGCTGTTCGTGGTCGAGTCGGAGCGCGACCACGGACGCATCGTGCTGACCGGCGGCGGCCACGGCCACGGCGTGGGCCTGTGCCAGCACGGCGCGATGGGCATGGCCGCCGCGGGCAAGTCGTGCGAGGCGATCCTCGGGCACTACTATCGCGACGCCAAGCTCGTGCAGCTGTGGTGA
- a CDS encoding serine/threonine protein kinase: MLPTIAAAAVNAVADDTEDDRVEGVLTALGRAAAQARLFDHEQAVLLGRYVALRHLGSGGMGDVFVAYDPQLDRKLALKLLRPTSATDDAASARLLREAQAMARLSHPNVIAVHDVGTHGGRVFVAMELVDGVTLREWSATPHPVREIVDVVLATARGVAAAHAAGVVHRDLKPDNIMVDTEARVRVMDFGLARELDGGAADVRSNDEVFRVAAQPEVDALALPLTQHGVVVGTPAYMSPEQLRGLPLDARSDQFSLCVVAWEALFGARPFRGRTVRELLAAMAARTPGGGGGRSDVPRWLLAALERGLAPVPEERFESMDAFIDAIARGQARARTRRLGGAAVVLGVLGLGALGANELSRARGRAGCVEEGAGLAEVWNDDARERLSTALRATGAAAAEDTIVRAVPWLDRFELAWREARVEACTRGEVDGVWTTETLARSRQCLDERKAEVVALLDAFEHADTAMLSRVVQSVAGLSGLEDCTDPDRLARRGPEPADEGAHADRLELVRAEGLGQAGRHADARAAAAAVAERAAASGDEILAARANVVAGRHAEKAGDAKASAVLLRDAFERAGRLGQDSVAADAATALVFTMGDALRETDAGLAWGATAAMLLTRTHEEDELRGAVLSGQLGNVHWRAAQYDEGVAAHERALAIKRRVLGDEHPSIAVTLFNLANVEDERGDHERAWNRMLEALAMFERELGPMHPAVGNCANNLGSMANVRGDLSEAVGWYERALAIKEASAGPESPQLASSLGNLGNVELQRGRTERALELHRRALDIKRARFGEEHLEVAESIANVAKVERTRGNLLEALRLQRRALEIREREVPADHPDVIDSLLALALVHVALGEDAQAQALYERASEASLRRLGPDDPNLAAAVHGLGNIALRQRRFADAVPLLEQSLSIRERAGVDPITLATARESLAQALDGVGGDRTRARALMDTARRDYAAAVDPELQARASRAAAWLAAHPP; this comes from the coding sequence GTGCTCCCGACGATCGCGGCGGCGGCGGTGAACGCGGTCGCCGACGACACCGAGGACGACCGCGTCGAGGGGGTCTTGACGGCGCTCGGGCGCGCCGCGGCGCAGGCACGCCTGTTCGACCACGAGCAAGCCGTGCTCCTGGGGCGCTACGTCGCGCTGCGGCACCTCGGATCGGGCGGGATGGGTGACGTCTTCGTCGCCTACGATCCGCAGCTCGATCGCAAGCTCGCGCTGAAGCTGCTGCGTCCGACCTCGGCGACCGACGATGCCGCCAGCGCGCGACTGCTGCGCGAGGCGCAGGCGATGGCGCGGCTGTCCCATCCCAATGTGATCGCGGTGCACGACGTCGGCACCCACGGCGGCCGCGTGTTCGTGGCGATGGAGCTGGTCGACGGCGTGACGCTGCGCGAGTGGTCGGCCACACCGCACCCGGTGCGCGAGATCGTCGACGTGGTGCTGGCGACGGCACGCGGGGTCGCGGCCGCCCACGCCGCCGGCGTGGTGCATCGCGATCTCAAGCCCGACAACATCATGGTCGACACCGAGGCGCGCGTGCGGGTCATGGACTTCGGGCTCGCCCGCGAGCTCGATGGCGGCGCGGCCGACGTGCGGAGCAACGACGAGGTGTTCCGGGTCGCGGCACAGCCCGAGGTCGACGCGCTCGCGTTGCCGCTCACGCAGCACGGCGTGGTGGTCGGCACGCCCGCGTACATGTCGCCCGAGCAGCTGCGCGGGCTGCCGCTCGACGCCCGCAGCGATCAGTTCAGCCTCTGCGTGGTCGCGTGGGAGGCGTTGTTCGGCGCGCGGCCGTTCCGGGGCCGCACGGTGCGAGAGCTGTTGGCGGCCATGGCCGCGCGCACGCCGGGCGGCGGGGGCGGGCGCTCCGACGTGCCGCGATGGCTGTTGGCGGCGCTCGAGCGCGGGCTCGCGCCGGTGCCAGAGGAGCGCTTCGAGTCGATGGACGCGTTCATCGATGCGATCGCGCGGGGCCAGGCCCGCGCACGCACCCGTCGGCTCGGCGGCGCCGCGGTCGTACTCGGCGTGCTCGGGCTCGGCGCGCTCGGGGCCAACGAGCTGTCGCGCGCGCGCGGGCGGGCGGGCTGCGTCGAAGAGGGCGCAGGCCTGGCCGAGGTGTGGAACGACGACGCGCGCGAGCGGCTGTCGACGGCGTTGCGCGCGACCGGGGCCGCCGCGGCCGAGGACACGATCGTGCGGGCGGTGCCGTGGCTCGATCGCTTCGAGTTGGCATGGCGCGAGGCTCGGGTCGAGGCCTGCACGCGCGGCGAGGTCGACGGCGTGTGGACCACCGAGACGCTGGCGCGCTCTCGACAGTGTCTCGACGAGCGCAAGGCCGAGGTCGTTGCGCTGCTCGATGCGTTCGAGCACGCCGACACTGCGATGCTGTCGCGGGTGGTGCAGTCGGTCGCGGGGTTGTCGGGGCTCGAGGACTGCACCGATCCCGATCGCCTCGCGCGGCGCGGTCCGGAGCCCGCCGACGAGGGGGCCCACGCGGACCGGCTCGAGTTGGTTCGCGCCGAGGGGCTCGGCCAGGCCGGTCGCCACGCCGATGCGCGCGCGGCCGCGGCTGCGGTGGCCGAGCGCGCGGCAGCGAGCGGCGACGAGATCTTGGCGGCCCGCGCGAACGTGGTGGCGGGGCGCCACGCGGAGAAGGCCGGCGATGCGAAGGCCTCTGCGGTGCTGCTGCGCGACGCCTTCGAGCGCGCGGGTCGGCTCGGACAGGACAGCGTGGCCGCCGACGCCGCGACGGCGCTGGTCTTCACCATGGGCGACGCGCTGCGTGAGACCGACGCGGGGCTGGCGTGGGGCGCGACTGCGGCGATGCTGCTCACGCGCACCCACGAGGAGGACGAACTCCGCGGTGCCGTGCTCTCGGGCCAGCTCGGCAACGTGCACTGGCGGGCGGCGCAGTACGACGAGGGCGTCGCCGCCCACGAGCGCGCGCTGGCGATCAAGCGCCGGGTCTTGGGCGACGAGCACCCTTCGATCGCAGTCACGCTCTTCAACCTCGCCAACGTCGAGGACGAGCGCGGCGATCACGAGCGTGCCTGGAACCGCATGCTCGAGGCACTCGCGATGTTCGAGCGCGAGCTGGGGCCGATGCATCCGGCGGTGGGCAACTGCGCCAACAACCTCGGCAGCATGGCCAACGTACGCGGGGATCTGTCCGAGGCGGTGGGCTGGTACGAGCGCGCGCTGGCGATCAAGGAGGCGAGCGCCGGGCCCGAGTCGCCGCAGCTGGCGTCGAGCCTCGGCAACCTCGGCAACGTGGAGCTGCAACGCGGCCGGACCGAGCGCGCGCTCGAGCTGCACCGCCGCGCGTTGGACATCAAGCGCGCGCGGTTCGGCGAGGAGCACCTCGAGGTCGCTGAGTCGATCGCCAACGTCGCCAAGGTCGAGCGCACCCGCGGCAACCTGCTGGAGGCGCTGCGCCTGCAACGGCGCGCACTCGAGATCCGCGAGCGAGAGGTTCCCGCCGATCACCCCGACGTGATCGACTCGTTGCTGGCGCTGGCGCTGGTGCACGTGGCGCTCGGCGAAGACGCGCAGGCGCAGGCGCTGTACGAGCGCGCCAGCGAGGCCTCGCTGCGGCGGCTGGGGCCCGACGATCCCAACCTCGCCGCGGCCGTGCACGGGCTCGGCAACATCGCGCTACGGCAGCGGCGCTTCGCCGATGCAGTGCCGCTGCTCGAGCAGTCGCTGTCGATCCGCGAGCGGGCCGGCGTCGATCCGATCACGCTGGCGACCGCACGGGAGTCGCTCGCGCAGGCGCTCGACGGCGTCGGTGGCGATCGCACCCGTGCGCGCGCGCTGATGGACACCGCCCGCAGGGACTACGCCGCTGCGGTGGATCCGGAGCTGCAGGCCCGCGCCTCCCGGGCCGCCGCGTGGTTGGCCGCCCACCCGCCGTGA
- a CDS encoding CPBP family intramembrane metalloprotease yields the protein MSTRAPSSPQDSPARARIVVGFYGAVGLVGFFWHATAQDSNDVWRLDPSQGLATLAWTPMVGVGVGLAVVQVFRALEHHFAWLPALHAEFRSIFGRPGTGELILLAATSALAEELLFRGAMLDAWGLVPSSLVFALLHIPPRWQLWPWTASSLVAGLLFAELTLLTGNLGAATAAHFVVNLQNLWYITRHPPRPTVRGPVRPQKLQPPA from the coding sequence TTGTCCACGCGCGCTCCAAGCTCGCCACAGGACTCGCCAGCACGGGCACGCATCGTGGTGGGGTTCTACGGCGCGGTCGGCCTGGTCGGCTTCTTCTGGCACGCGACCGCGCAGGACAGCAACGATGTCTGGCGCTTGGATCCCTCCCAGGGGCTCGCGACGTTGGCGTGGACGCCGATGGTCGGCGTGGGGGTCGGGCTCGCGGTCGTGCAGGTGTTCCGCGCGCTCGAGCACCACTTCGCGTGGCTGCCGGCGCTGCACGCCGAGTTCCGCTCGATCTTCGGGCGCCCCGGCACCGGCGAGCTGATCCTGTTGGCGGCCACCAGTGCGCTCGCCGAGGAGCTGCTGTTCCGCGGCGCGATGCTCGACGCCTGGGGCCTGGTGCCGAGCTCGTTGGTGTTCGCGCTGCTGCACATCCCGCCGCGGTGGCAGCTGTGGCCGTGGACCGCGAGCTCGCTGGTCGCGGGGCTGCTGTTCGCCGAACTCACGCTGCTGACCGGCAACCTCGGGGCCGCCACGGCCGCGCACTTCGTCGTGAACCTGCAGAACCTCTGGTACATCACGCGCCATCCCCCGCGGCCGACCGTGCGCGGCCCGGTGCGGCCCCAGAAGCTGCAGCCGCCGGCGTGA
- a CDS encoding SAM-dependent methyltransferase, with amino-acid sequence MPTRLQALAAAVPSGSRVADVGTDHGQLLTLLVRGRGVTHAIGIDRSGAALRAAAGVTADARVELREGDGLDPIAPQEVDSVVLAGLGASTIVEILERARDRWPELACIVLQPRTQWSHLRRWIAAQPLTLRHESIVFEHGRAVLVCAVAPAPARPPVSWDDDDLWLGPLLRRAPTPTYARWLAQQLRACERALRHSQRGHASPPELHAQHHRIVAALAALPPMLAP; translated from the coding sequence ATGCCGACCCGCCTGCAAGCCCTCGCGGCGGCCGTCCCCAGCGGTTCCCGCGTGGCCGACGTCGGCACCGACCACGGCCAGCTGCTGACGCTGCTGGTACGCGGCCGCGGGGTCACCCACGCGATCGGCATCGACCGTTCGGGCGCCGCGCTGCGGGCCGCCGCCGGCGTGACCGCCGACGCCCGCGTGGAGCTGCGCGAGGGCGACGGTCTCGACCCGATCGCACCGCAAGAGGTCGACAGCGTCGTGCTCGCGGGCCTGGGGGCGAGCACGATCGTGGAGATCCTCGAGCGTGCCCGAGATCGCTGGCCGGAGCTCGCGTGCATCGTGCTGCAGCCGCGCACGCAGTGGTCGCATCTGCGTCGCTGGATCGCCGCGCAGCCGCTGACGCTGCGCCACGAGTCGATCGTGTTCGAGCATGGCCGCGCCGTGCTGGTCTGCGCCGTGGCCCCGGCGCCAGCGCGACCGCCGGTGAGCTGGGACGACGACGACCTGTGGCTCGGGCCGTTGCTGCGCCGTGCGCCGACGCCCACGTATGCCCGTTGGCTCGCGCAGCAACTGCGCGCGTGCGAGCGCGCGCTCCGGCACAGCCAGCGCGGGCACGCATCGCCGCCCGAGCTGCACGCGCAACACCACCGCATCGTCGCGGCCCTCGCCGCGCTGCCACCGATGCTCGCGCCGTAG